A portion of the Granulosicoccus antarcticus IMCC3135 genome contains these proteins:
- a CDS encoding ankyrin repeat domain-containing protein, whose amino-acid sequence MLQTMRRCIPLIAVLFLALNGVAQAFDKSPTVATRNNTYQLVDAKARQAWMSAIGNDQAARLKSLLELHEPAQLLAITASNGKSALMVAAKLGELPLVISLVDAGARVNDTTQTNGTAFMFAVLGNQKKTAQWLMNRNADIHVIGSNGWNALSIAAAKGYVDLLQWLIVEHADAQLRDVYWFTPLMRAVENNHDEVASVLLELPNTDVNVQDEFGNTSLHHAVSADNAAMVELLLQHGADTNIRNRNGSVAAMLADDKPDMQSLLRKAEHLSGRH is encoded by the coding sequence ATGCTGCAGACGATGCGCCGTTGCATTCCCTTGATCGCCGTGCTGTTTCTGGCGCTCAATGGTGTGGCGCAGGCTTTCGACAAATCGCCTACCGTAGCAACCAGGAACAACACCTACCAGCTCGTCGATGCCAAGGCGCGGCAGGCGTGGATGAGCGCCATTGGGAATGATCAGGCTGCACGGTTGAAGAGTCTTCTGGAATTGCACGAACCGGCGCAATTACTGGCAATTACCGCCAGTAACGGCAAAAGTGCGCTGATGGTCGCTGCCAAGCTCGGCGAGCTGCCGTTGGTTATTTCCCTGGTTGATGCGGGTGCCCGAGTAAACGATACGACTCAGACGAACGGTACGGCCTTCATGTTTGCTGTTTTAGGTAATCAGAAAAAAACTGCCCAGTGGTTGATGAACCGAAATGCAGATATTCACGTCATCGGATCAAATGGTTGGAACGCGCTGAGCATTGCTGCTGCCAAGGGGTATGTTGATCTATTGCAATGGCTGATTGTTGAACATGCGGATGCGCAGCTGAGAGATGTTTATTGGTTTACACCTCTGATGCGAGCTGTTGAAAATAATCATGATGAGGTGGCCTCAGTGCTGCTTGAACTACCGAATACCGATGTCAATGTGCAGGATGAGTTCGGTAATACATCACTGCATCATGCTGTATCAGCTGATAATGCAGCAATGGTTGAATTGCTCTTGCAGCACGGTGCGGACACGAATATACGCAATCGCAATGGCTCTGTGGCCGCCATGCTGGCCGACGATAAACCGGACATGCAGTCCTTGCTCAGAAAAGCGGAGCATCTGTCAGGTCGTCACTGA
- a CDS encoding cyclic nucleotide-binding domain-containing protein has protein sequence MNDARAKKQLKKLPLLKGIDESLWDRLIPFISFTDLAEGETLFMADQDSQNLYLVVDGELGLYMPCGNSTETFYLQSRIKGETAGDFTVLNGGRHLVTAIAVRKSCIALFPRFSFDQLTNIDPGILAHVYDAAALLSRRVTLARAFLELFGDVSNATMDKLLEKTVTRHYHSGEVLFQENEQPDGLYVIVSGKLIIESTDAEGQLVRIGEVRAPETVGELALLADSTRTATVTAARESTVAMLNREAFDTLVAPRADMMIRLSRLIVRRHVNNVQLEDTPRTDCNFVILPLDSRLPLRRFSHQLRNAMRELGDCMSLDSRSFDTLYGRSGASQTSFDNIFNSAIAEWLDDKENRFDSLMFIADREWTPWTQRCVNRADRILLLVDALPENSAEIREREQQLNKLFSESRIRPKVDLVLLHPSNTRFPKDTARWLNKRDLDAFYHVRINDPLQFSRLARRLQHKARGIVFSGGGARGYAHLGVQRLIEEQSVNIDYIGGSSMGGLLGAAMAMGRSYKDIESLSAAFACKQALFDYTLPLVSLMKSAKLTRFCKDVYGHTLIEDLWTPFFCISSNLADGREVIHDQGPLWKVVRSTISLPGVFSPVPTTNGDLLIDGAVLNTFPVDVMHERLGGRGNIIGVNVSHIPEQFHYYDFGTSLSGWQVLLSRLNPFADRIRIPRIAETLLRATDIKSIERLNEARRSLEVLIEPNVRSISLLDFKSYAQTSELGYQEARKVFARHGLCPEVATETVSPVSDDLTDAPLF, from the coding sequence TTGAACGACGCTCGCGCAAAAAAGCAACTCAAGAAACTTCCTCTGCTCAAAGGCATAGACGAGTCGCTATGGGATCGATTGATCCCGTTCATATCCTTCACCGACCTGGCTGAAGGTGAAACGCTATTCATGGCTGATCAGGATAGCCAGAACCTGTATCTGGTCGTTGATGGTGAGCTGGGCCTTTACATGCCTTGCGGTAATTCGACAGAAACTTTTTATCTTCAATCTCGTATAAAAGGCGAGACTGCCGGCGACTTCACCGTACTCAACGGTGGCAGACATCTGGTGACAGCCATTGCGGTCAGAAAGTCCTGCATAGCTTTGTTTCCACGTTTCTCCTTTGATCAATTAACCAATATAGACCCCGGAATCCTGGCGCATGTCTACGATGCTGCGGCCCTGCTTTCCAGGCGCGTGACCCTCGCCCGCGCATTCCTCGAGCTGTTTGGCGATGTGAGCAATGCGACCATGGACAAGTTGCTCGAGAAAACCGTCACCCGCCATTATCACAGTGGTGAGGTCTTGTTCCAGGAGAACGAACAGCCAGACGGGCTCTACGTAATCGTCTCGGGAAAACTGATTATCGAAAGTACCGATGCCGAAGGTCAACTAGTTCGCATCGGTGAAGTTCGAGCCCCGGAAACTGTCGGCGAACTGGCTTTGCTGGCAGACAGCACTCGCACCGCCACAGTGACTGCGGCACGTGAATCGACGGTAGCCATGTTGAACCGTGAGGCATTTGATACCCTCGTCGCGCCACGCGCCGACATGATGATTCGGCTGTCACGCTTGATCGTGCGTCGGCATGTAAACAATGTTCAGCTGGAAGATACTCCCAGGACAGATTGTAACTTTGTCATTCTGCCGCTGGATTCACGCCTGCCTCTGCGTCGATTTTCCCATCAGTTGAGAAATGCAATGCGCGAACTCGGCGATTGCATGTCACTTGATTCACGCAGCTTCGATACCCTTTACGGCCGCTCAGGTGCCTCGCAGACAAGTTTTGACAATATTTTCAACTCAGCCATCGCTGAGTGGCTTGATGACAAGGAAAACCGTTTCGACTCCCTGATGTTCATTGCTGATCGCGAATGGACACCCTGGACACAGCGATGCGTCAATCGTGCAGACCGCATCTTGCTGCTGGTTGATGCACTGCCCGAGAACAGCGCCGAGATTCGCGAGCGCGAACAGCAACTGAACAAGCTATTCAGTGAATCGCGCATTCGACCAAAGGTTGATCTTGTATTACTACATCCCAGCAATACACGATTCCCAAAGGATACGGCCCGTTGGCTTAACAAACGAGATCTGGATGCCTTCTATCATGTGCGTATCAATGATCCCCTGCAGTTCTCGCGTCTGGCCCGACGCCTCCAACACAAGGCACGTGGCATTGTATTCAGTGGCGGTGGGGCACGCGGTTACGCTCATCTGGGAGTTCAGCGCCTGATAGAGGAACAATCGGTAAACATCGATTACATCGGCGGATCCAGCATGGGCGGGCTTCTCGGTGCCGCCATGGCCATGGGACGCAGTTACAAGGATATCGAAAGCCTGTCGGCAGCCTTCGCTTGCAAACAGGCTTTGTTCGATTACACCCTGCCCCTGGTCTCATTGATGAAATCTGCCAAGCTCACCCGTTTTTGCAAAGACGTGTATGGCCATACGCTGATCGAGGATCTGTGGACACCCTTTTTCTGCATATCATCAAATCTTGCCGATGGTCGCGAAGTCATTCATGACCAAGGCCCTCTATGGAAAGTAGTTCGCAGCACCATTTCTCTGCCCGGGGTTTTCTCACCGGTTCCGACAACCAATGGTGATCTGTTGATTGACGGTGCTGTACTCAATACTTTTCCGGTCGACGTCATGCACGAACGTCTGGGTGGGCGCGGCAACATCATCGGTGTCAATGTCAGTCACATCCCGGAACAATTTCACTACTACGATTTTGGAACCAGCCTTTCCGGTTGGCAGGTACTGCTCTCACGCCTCAATCCGTTTGCTGACCGTATTCGTATCCCGCGCATTGCAGAAACTCTGTTACGTGCAACCGATATCAAAAGTATTGAGCGCTTGAACGAGGCCAGACGTTCGCTGGAAGTTCTGATTGAACCCAATGTCAGATCCATCTCGCTGCTCGATTTCAAATCCTATGCGCAGACCAGCGAACTGGGGTATCAGGAAGCACGCAAGGTTTTCGCGCGCCATGGCCTGTGCCCTGAGGTTGCTACCGAGACAGTTTCACCCGTCAGTGACGACCTGACAGATGCTCCGCTTTTCTGA
- a CDS encoding formate dehydrogenase subunit gamma, whose translation MHTDHPNEVPASEPVRQKMSSAKKRKITTYSLLAILALAFILPLGSYSLHFLGSEAIAQETGASVNPRSNYWRAVNDGVSGYSAVKGQESNVLIGPGGVRWQALRDGPVASYAPWGILIMLLIVTTFHLIKGRSKLEEPRSGKTIKRWNWLDRTVHWVTAVSFIALAITGLSMLVGKVVLIPLLGKAGFSLWAQASITIHNVIGPVFSIGIVLMIVMWIWYNVPNAVDIKWFKQGGGIVGDGHPSAGRMNGGEKVWFWAVTFLGLAVCASGLLMVAPSYGITIPAALDFLPLVGGTREQMQQANLIHAVVSLIWAAIAVGHIYIGTAGTEGAFEGMATGYVSAEWAKQHHDLWYEQVQAEGKIIDASAEPGQGVDHEGATVSARS comes from the coding sequence ATGCACACGGACCATCCGAACGAAGTGCCGGCCAGTGAGCCGGTACGACAGAAAATGAGTTCTGCCAAAAAGCGGAAGATCACCACGTACAGCTTGCTGGCCATTCTGGCTCTGGCTTTCATTTTGCCTCTGGGAAGCTATTCCCTGCATTTTCTGGGCAGCGAAGCCATTGCTCAGGAAACGGGTGCCAGCGTCAATCCACGGTCCAACTACTGGCGCGCGGTGAATGATGGTGTCAGTGGCTATTCTGCGGTGAAAGGCCAGGAAAGCAATGTGCTGATTGGGCCCGGTGGAGTTCGCTGGCAGGCACTACGCGACGGACCTGTTGCCAGCTATGCGCCCTGGGGCATTCTGATCATGTTGTTGATTGTAACGACCTTTCATTTGATCAAAGGTCGTAGCAAACTGGAAGAGCCGCGTTCGGGTAAAACGATAAAGCGCTGGAACTGGCTTGATCGGACTGTGCATTGGGTGACGGCTGTATCGTTCATCGCACTGGCCATTACCGGGCTAAGCATGCTGGTTGGCAAAGTGGTGTTGATACCCTTATTGGGCAAGGCTGGCTTTTCTTTGTGGGCTCAGGCGTCCATAACCATTCACAACGTGATCGGTCCGGTTTTTTCCATCGGTATCGTTCTGATGATTGTCATGTGGATCTGGTACAACGTCCCCAATGCTGTTGACATCAAGTGGTTCAAACAAGGGGGAGGCATTGTCGGAGACGGGCATCCATCCGCGGGCCGCATGAACGGCGGTGAGAAGGTCTGGTTCTGGGCGGTGACTTTTCTAGGTTTGGCCGTGTGCGCCTCAGGTTTGTTGATGGTGGCACCTTCCTATGGAATCACCATTCCTGCGGCGCTGGATTTTCTGCCTCTGGTAGGTGGCACTCGTGAACAGATGCAGCAAGCTAATCTGATACACGCTGTCGTGTCACTGATCTGGGCTGCGATTGCGGTGGGACATATCTATATCGGTACCGCCGGTACCGAAGGCGCCTTCGAAGGGATGGCGACCGGCTATGTATCCGCTGAGTGGGCAAAACAGCACCACGACCTGTGGTATGAGCAGGTGCAGGCAGAGGGCAAGATAATCGATGCCAGTGCTGAGCCGGGACAGGGCGTTGATCATGAAGGTGCAACGGTTTCTGCCAGAAGCTAG
- a CDS encoding methyltransferase family protein — translation MKALELKIQPPVLALITAIGMWFLSALMAFLSIDLPGREALSILLLITGGVAGFAGIFAFRHAHTTVDPRTPSATRVLVTIGIYGLTRNPMYLGILLILVAWLIFLGNLLPIVLLPLFVLYMNRFQIAPEERVLREKFGDEYAEYQNKVRRWL, via the coding sequence GTGAAAGCACTGGAACTCAAAATACAGCCCCCCGTTCTGGCGCTGATAACGGCCATTGGCATGTGGTTTTTATCCGCATTGATGGCCTTTCTCTCCATTGACCTGCCGGGGCGAGAAGCATTGTCGATTCTGCTGCTTATTACGGGAGGGGTGGCTGGGTTCGCAGGCATTTTTGCCTTCCGCCACGCGCATACTACGGTAGACCCCAGGACACCAAGTGCAACCAGAGTGCTGGTTACAATCGGTATTTACGGTTTGACGCGTAACCCTATGTACCTGGGCATATTACTGATTCTTGTGGCCTGGCTGATCTTTCTGGGCAACTTGTTACCGATAGTCCTGTTGCCGTTATTCGTGCTGTACATGAACCGCTTTCAGATCGCACCTGAAGAGCGGGTGTTGAGGGAAAAATTTGGAGACGAGTACGCGGAATATCAGAACAAAGTCCGGCGCTGGCTGTGA
- the fdh3B gene encoding formate dehydrogenase FDH3 subunit beta — MARMKFLCDAERCIECNGCVTACKNEHEVPWGVNRRRVVTLDDGKPGEKSISVACMHCTDAPCQAVCPVDCFNTTDDGIVLHDKSLCIGCGYCFYACPFGAPQYPQQSSFGARGKMDKCTFCAGGPDEVDLSDAEYEKYGRNRIAEGKLPLCAEMCSTRALIAGDGDEVADIYRERVLRRGGRPQTWGWETAYTEG; from the coding sequence ATGGCAAGAATGAAATTTTTGTGCGACGCCGAGCGTTGTATCGAATGTAATGGCTGTGTGACGGCTTGCAAGAACGAGCATGAAGTGCCTTGGGGTGTGAACCGTCGTCGGGTGGTGACACTGGATGATGGCAAGCCGGGTGAGAAATCCATCTCGGTGGCCTGCATGCATTGCACGGACGCACCTTGCCAGGCAGTTTGCCCGGTGGATTGCTTCAACACGACTGACGATGGCATTGTGTTGCATGACAAGAGCCTGTGCATTGGCTGTGGCTACTGTTTTTACGCCTGTCCGTTCGGTGCTCCGCAGTATCCACAGCAGTCATCCTTTGGTGCCCGCGGCAAAATGGACAAATGTACCTTCTGTGCCGGTGGCCCGGATGAGGTTGATCTGTCCGATGCCGAGTACGAAAAGTATGGTCGTAACCGCATCGCTGAAGGCAAGCTGCCACTGTGTGCTGAAATGTGTTCAACGCGTGCCCTGATTGCCGGTGACGGTGACGAGGTTGCGGACATCTATCGCGAGCGAGTATTGCGTCGCGGTGGCCGACCACAGACATGGGGCTGGGAAACCGCTTACACCGAGGGCTGA
- a CDS encoding DUF3047 domain-containing protein, translating to MATTILGFGWLMLASSSAPAATGQISGLTGEFSSGSLSGWKERSFAGNSKYELIEEQGTQVLQGSTNGKASILYTEQKVDLKTTPLIEWSWKVDRTYEGIDQRSRQGDDFPARLYVVAKTGFLPWDTLAINYVWSTDAPLDDSWANPFTDKAHMVVVQTGNQRVGSWVTQQRNIAEDFKTYFGADIKQLSGYAVMIDGDNANKEGMAWFGKIQFSAN from the coding sequence ATGGCGACAACGATCCTGGGGTTCGGCTGGCTAATGCTGGCTTCCAGTTCCGCTCCTGCCGCGACAGGCCAGATCAGTGGTCTGACGGGCGAATTTTCCAGTGGCTCACTCAGCGGTTGGAAAGAGCGCAGCTTTGCCGGTAACAGCAAATATGAGCTGATCGAAGAGCAAGGCACGCAAGTGCTTCAGGGTAGTACCAATGGCAAAGCCTCCATTCTGTACACGGAACAAAAGGTGGATCTGAAAACCACCCCTCTCATCGAGTGGTCATGGAAAGTAGATCGCACCTACGAGGGTATTGATCAACGCAGCCGCCAGGGTGATGACTTCCCTGCTCGCCTGTATGTCGTGGCTAAGACCGGCTTTCTGCCATGGGACACATTGGCCATCAACTACGTCTGGTCAACGGATGCCCCACTGGATGACTCATGGGCCAACCCGTTTACGGACAAGGCCCACATGGTGGTTGTACAGACAGGCAATCAGCGTGTCGGCTCCTGGGTAACACAGCAACGAAACATCGCTGAGGATTTCAAGACTTATTTCGGTGCAGATATCAAGCAACTGAGTGGCTATGCGGTGATGATTGACGGTGATAATGCCAACAAAGAGGGGATGGCCTGGTTTGGCAAGATTCAGTTCAGCGCCAATTAA
- a CDS encoding COX15/CtaA family protein: MSADMPSQSTQRRFWWCAALTVATIFSLILVGGIVRATGAGMGCPDWPTCFGQWVPPTSEAQLPDNYQEIYAERGYADTTFNVRKTWTEYLNRLLGVFTGMTIFATLLFSIPYRRREPRIFWFSMVGFVLVGVQGWLGSQVVATNLHTGLITLHMLLAQVIVGVLIAALIRSGRANYRDIRIDRLPRLFYPLFIVAMVAGLLQLIMGTQVREAVDLIARSSNFQDRHLWIDNLPLVFAVHKYYAIALVGLNGWLIVSVLNHSDSRILRQLSIALGAFLLGTIAIGMSMDRLHMPMFSQPLHLLLASLIFGTQLAILLVLRHALEDDKANALREHESMASLSTGGV; this comes from the coding sequence GTGTCCGCCGATATGCCCAGTCAGTCAACTCAACGTCGTTTCTGGTGGTGTGCCGCCCTGACCGTTGCCACGATCTTCTCTCTGATTCTGGTCGGTGGAATTGTGCGAGCGACCGGTGCGGGTATGGGGTGCCCGGATTGGCCAACCTGTTTTGGGCAGTGGGTTCCACCTACCAGTGAGGCCCAGTTACCTGATAACTATCAGGAGATCTACGCTGAGCGTGGATATGCGGATACCACCTTTAACGTTCGCAAGACGTGGACCGAATACCTGAACAGGCTGTTGGGCGTTTTCACCGGTATGACGATATTCGCAACGTTATTGTTTTCGATACCCTATCGTCGCCGCGAACCTCGGATATTCTGGTTCTCAATGGTGGGGTTCGTACTGGTCGGTGTGCAGGGCTGGCTGGGCTCGCAAGTAGTGGCTACCAATCTTCACACTGGGCTGATAACGCTGCATATGCTGCTTGCGCAAGTGATCGTTGGTGTACTCATTGCCGCTTTGATACGTTCGGGACGTGCGAACTATCGCGATATCCGTATTGATCGACTGCCGCGCTTGTTCTATCCCTTGTTTATTGTTGCCATGGTGGCTGGACTATTGCAGCTGATCATGGGGACTCAGGTTCGCGAGGCGGTAGACCTTATCGCACGGAGCAGTAATTTCCAGGATCGACACTTGTGGATAGATAATTTGCCGCTGGTCTTTGCCGTTCATAAATACTACGCCATCGCGCTGGTAGGGCTGAACGGCTGGTTGATTGTCTCAGTGCTCAATCATTCAGACTCCAGAATACTGCGTCAGCTAAGTATTGCTCTGGGAGCTTTTCTGCTGGGCACCATCGCCATCGGCATGAGTATGGATCGTCTGCATATGCCAATGTTTTCCCAGCCTCTGCATCTACTGCTGGCATCGTTGATATTCGGGACTCAGTTAGCCATTCTGTTGGTTCTTCGACATGCTCTGGAAGATGACAAGGCAAATGCTCTGCGAGAGCATGAATCGATGGCCAGTCTTTCGACTGGCGGTGTGTAG
- a CDS encoding beta-mannosidase codes for MIFINTGWIVSNGEHKVALPVPGDVHSALLTAGKIEDPYWRDTETSLDWVHECEWLAETSFCLDELQPGLWTLTFDSIDCMAEVQLNDHLIGRCDNQFIRWDFEVGTLLRQGKNHLQVKFLSNSAMAAQRAAEAPFPVPYIKWNNRLAHFNFLRKAQCHAGWDWNIALSPLGLYRPVSLKRVDAVRIDEVMVRQKHTDNSVALSVDIHYTAQSTTALKAKIICEAELTECEIDAYPGAGVTHLTLELKNPRLWWPAGYGVQEMYDVTVQLGEDTRHYRIGLREVQLITDADEIGNRFAFRVNGKEIFMRGANWIPADALPARVTPELVDDLLCSALDANMNMLRVWGGGQYEPDWFYQMCSEKGLMIWQDFMFSCNLYPASDSVWLDSVRIEARQQIRRLSQHASLALWCGDNEVIGALGWFEVSRKNRDHYVAVYARLSHALEEAMEREASDIPFWASSPAVGRLHFGDAWHDDTAGDMHFWDVWHSSKDFEHYRTVKPRFCSEFGFQSFPSNQLIETFTDPQDRNVSSSVMDVHQRNEGGNSRIVETLVRYFRFPDKFEDMTWLSQLSQALAMKTAIEFWRSSKPRCMGTLYWQLNDTWPVASWSSLEYGGSWKLTQYFARRFFAPVLVSARPDEKTGEIVVLAVNDTAEPLNIDIEITTVTPEGKSMSAGEWSLVVPTDQALEVCRVQAALLDGGQILHLSWMGENSDHTGQNDYLPLRPKQYRLAEPNISVRIDAGFDGDEVELLSDSLALFVTYDHGGADVWSDNGFTLLPGVPKRLHRIRKRAAEKDRSAAAIRYLKT; via the coding sequence CTGATTTTTATCAATACAGGTTGGATTGTCTCCAATGGTGAGCACAAGGTTGCTTTACCGGTCCCTGGTGATGTGCATTCAGCACTGCTGACAGCAGGGAAGATAGAGGATCCCTATTGGCGAGACACGGAAACAAGTCTGGACTGGGTTCACGAATGCGAGTGGCTTGCGGAAACATCTTTTTGTCTCGATGAGTTGCAGCCTGGTTTGTGGACGCTTACGTTTGACAGTATTGACTGCATGGCAGAGGTGCAGTTGAACGATCATTTGATCGGACGCTGCGATAATCAGTTCATTCGATGGGATTTTGAAGTCGGCACCTTGCTGCGCCAGGGCAAGAACCACTTGCAAGTGAAGTTCCTGTCAAATTCAGCAATGGCTGCTCAACGTGCTGCAGAAGCCCCGTTCCCGGTTCCCTATATCAAGTGGAATAACCGACTGGCGCATTTCAATTTCTTGCGCAAGGCGCAATGCCATGCAGGGTGGGATTGGAATATTGCCCTGTCACCGCTGGGCTTGTACAGACCGGTTAGCCTGAAACGAGTCGATGCCGTACGCATCGACGAGGTGATGGTGCGTCAGAAGCACACTGATAATTCGGTGGCGTTGAGTGTTGATATTCACTACACCGCCCAGTCAACGACTGCTCTGAAGGCGAAGATCATCTGCGAAGCAGAGCTAACCGAGTGTGAAATAGATGCCTACCCGGGAGCAGGCGTGACTCACTTGACGCTCGAGTTGAAGAACCCTCGGTTGTGGTGGCCTGCCGGATACGGTGTGCAGGAGATGTACGATGTGACCGTGCAGTTGGGCGAGGATACCAGGCACTATCGAATTGGCTTGCGGGAAGTGCAACTGATTACCGATGCGGATGAGATCGGTAACCGTTTTGCATTCAGAGTTAACGGCAAGGAAATATTCATGCGAGGCGCAAACTGGATACCTGCCGATGCATTGCCGGCAAGAGTTACTCCGGAGCTCGTGGATGATCTGTTGTGCTCAGCGCTGGATGCCAACATGAATATGCTTCGAGTGTGGGGCGGGGGCCAGTATGAACCTGACTGGTTTTATCAGATGTGCTCGGAAAAGGGACTGATGATCTGGCAGGATTTCATGTTTTCCTGCAACTTGTATCCCGCATCAGATTCTGTCTGGCTTGACTCTGTACGTATCGAGGCCCGGCAACAGATACGCCGCCTGAGTCAGCACGCATCGCTGGCGTTGTGGTGTGGTGATAATGAGGTCATTGGCGCACTAGGCTGGTTTGAAGTGTCCCGTAAAAACCGTGATCACTATGTGGCTGTTTATGCCCGGTTGAGTCACGCACTGGAAGAGGCTATGGAGCGGGAGGCATCGGATATTCCCTTCTGGGCATCGTCTCCTGCGGTGGGCCGACTTCACTTTGGCGATGCCTGGCATGATGATACTGCCGGGGATATGCACTTTTGGGATGTGTGGCACTCATCAAAGGACTTTGAGCATTATCGAACCGTTAAACCACGTTTCTGCTCGGAGTTCGGCTTTCAGTCTTTTCCGTCAAATCAGCTGATCGAAACCTTTACTGATCCACAGGACAGGAATGTTTCCTCCTCTGTCATGGATGTGCATCAACGCAACGAGGGTGGCAATAGCAGGATTGTGGAAACCCTGGTTCGGTATTTCAGGTTTCCGGATAAGTTCGAGGACATGACATGGCTAAGTCAGCTTAGTCAGGCTTTGGCCATGAAGACTGCCATCGAGTTCTGGCGCAGTAGCAAGCCCAGATGCATGGGCACGCTTTACTGGCAATTGAACGATACCTGGCCCGTTGCCAGTTGGTCCAGTCTGGAGTACGGCGGTAGCTGGAAGCTGACTCAATACTTTGCCAGACGTTTCTTTGCCCCAGTACTTGTCAGTGCCCGGCCGGATGAGAAAACCGGGGAGATCGTCGTTCTCGCCGTGAATGACACAGCAGAGCCGTTGAATATTGACATTGAAATTACAACGGTGACACCTGAGGGTAAATCCATGAGTGCAGGTGAATGGTCGCTGGTGGTGCCTACCGATCAAGCACTTGAAGTCTGTCGCGTGCAAGCTGCTCTTTTAGATGGGGGACAGATATTGCATTTAAGTTGGATGGGCGAGAATTCAGACCATACCGGGCAAAACGATTACCTGCCATTGCGACCGAAACAGTACAGACTTGCCGAGCCCAATATCAGCGTAAGAATTGATGCAGGCTTTGACGGAGACGAGGTTGAACTGCTGAGCGACTCTCTGGCTCTGTTTGTCACCTATGATCATGGTGGAGCCGATGTCTGGTCGGACAACGGATTTACGTTGTTGCCAGGTGTGCCGAAGCGATTGCACAGAATACGAAAAAGAGCTGCCGAGAAGGACAGGTCAGCGGCTGCGATACGATATCTGAAAACCTGA